Within Malus domestica chromosome 04, GDT2T_hap1, the genomic segment TTTCAACTCTCTTAAAAGTTGCTGTCCAAATGCAAGGTCTTGCATGTTTCACTTTTCGGATGGGTTTATTGTTTCCCTGATAAGATGACACTGTCTCAGCATGCTTTCCGAATAAATGAAAtagcaaacaaaaataaagaaggCAAGAGGCACCTGAATCACAGATTTTGTTGAGTACAACCGCAGTGAATCCACACAACAAAGCAAAATGAACGAATTCAACAATCTCTCTTCAGAGTATGTACTTTCTGAGCTGAAGTCATGCTCAGTTTCATGTGAATTTGTAACAATTGGAGTATCGCCTGGCATAGGCTCATTCTTTGTTGAAGAATCCTTGGAGGCCTCTTGGGGTGGATTATCATCAGACACATTTTCGGACATAGATACTCTGCCATCTGGAGTACCAACAGAAAAATTATTAGAGTTCTCTAATTATGAAGTGAAAAAGAAACTAAAAGTATTTTATTCTCTGGTAGATGATATCTGTACTTGCCTATAACATACATTGAAAGTGCAATTGACTCCTTTTTCAAGTGCCATGGCTGAGGGATGATCAGGTTACCAGCATTTCCATCAATTACATGTATATTTGCATCCTTGGTTAAGACAAACATTACCTCCTCTGCTAGGTTAGCTGTTGATTTTGTTTCGGAAACCTTTGGGCTCTTCAGGAGCCATTGAGAATTTGTAAGTTCTTTCCAAGTCATTGAAATGACTGGAGAGCTGGAGAAAGATGCATCTTTTATAAAGAACAATACAGAAAAGGAACTTGTGTCCAGCACCGCAACCTGAAATGGATGCATTAAATTCAAAAGTCTTTCTAACTATAGCAACTTAAATTTTATGGGCCAATATTCAATCTATTGAAAACAACGAAGTTGTGTTATAAATTCAGATGCAGAAAAAGAATACTTACATGACCACACTTAAATCCCACAGCAAGTTTAGCACCATGCTTTACAAACTGAAGTGCTTGAACTGGGGAATTTGTAAGACTAAATACAGCTCTGCATTGCAATCCTTTTGCTTGAGGCGAATCGTGAACTATTAAACAGAGTGATAAAATTGTTAGCTTCATAAACAAATGTTCCATAAAAACTACTTCAAGATAAGTTTAACAGTATGATCTGATGAGCTTGCATCTGATGGACTGTGTACAGAAAAATGAAAGCAACATTTTTATGAAGTCAAAGAAATTGACACTTAAAACCTACCTTCACATTTGGTTTCTGTGACATATATGAATTTTACCCCATCCGAACAGCCTTTCAGATTATAAATTCGAACCTATACACGCTAGTAGAAAGACAATCAGCACAGTAAAAGTTAAAGTAAAAAATGGTATCGATAGAGATAGATATCTGACCAGACCACATTCACTGCCAACAGCCAGATTTAAAGTGAAGGCGCAGAAATCCATTTGTGATACGGGAGCACTTGAACCAGCAACTTTTATACCTTGCACCTGCCAGTTATAAGGTATCACACCATGCACATATCTTATTTATAAGGACAAAGTTTATAAGATTTAAGTGATGTACTCTAACCTCGCTTTCTACAAGGCAGATAAAAGAGAAGAGTGGATATGTTGCATTCCATATCCGAACAGATCCATCTGAATATCCTGTTAGGTACAGTCTCTCAATACCATTATTCTCAGAAATAGACAGTTGACTGGGAACACCCCCGGTCAAGGGCCATTTTGTACCAGCTGATGGGGTTTGTGCTGAGCCAAGGTTCACAACTGAGGATATCTAAGATATACAAAAAGTAAATAATTATGTGATGTAGAAGcattaaaaccaaaatgtaTGAGCCACTCATCTATAAAAGAAATATCCAATACTCCTATAGAACCTTAATGCAATATAGAAACGggaaaaatataaaagatatATGCACTCATACATGGATGAAGTACAATACCTCTGATAGAGCTTTTAATAAGTTCTCCCCAGTGGGTACCCtattaagtttggcaacagTCATGGTTGGATCAGTTGTAGGTATCACCACCGGAAACTCCAAAGCAGAGACAGATGGACTCCTTTCTTTCTGGGACATTAAGGCAGAGAGGCAAGCATCATCATAAAGATGCAATTGCCCAGGGTTGGTTAAAACAAAAACATCAGCTTTATGATTATCCCCAGTTGTCCCAGAACTTGGTAACAAAATCATGTCTGCAAAAGAGCCAGTAAGGGTGAGGTCCGTACGACCAACACATCTTAAATTCCCCATTCCAGGTGACCATTCAAGAGTTAGAACCTGAAACATGGAGAACCTTGTCAGCTCCTATCTTTTGTGGCAGtaaataaacaagaaaagcaCCAATTCAATTGTTGTACAGAAATTGCTTTGTTTCTAGCAATGTTATACTGTTTTCGAAAAGTAAAGCCTTTATCTCTTTAAACTGAAGTCTTTACTATTTATAGGCATGTTAtactgttttaaaaaaaatgcactGTTTTGGTATAATATTAACCATTTTTCCGAAACAGCTGTGTAACTTTTCAGTAACTACAGCTATCCAACTAAAAGTATAAATGAAATGTCAAACAACTACAAATGGACAACACACCGTCAAAACTTCTTCTGATCCAATTTCATCGCCACCATAGATAAATAGTTGGCCATCACAACCATTATGGGATTTATAATCTGTGGACCACTGTAAAACTATGACAGGAAGTCTCCTTTCAGCAGATGATAATTGTAACTTCACAACATTATTAGATGGCGATAAAGATTTTTGACCCTTGACGGAAGCAGGAGATGACATGTTCCAGAATAAAATGTCTCCATCTATGTATCCCACAGCCAGAATGGAGCCATTCGAAGATGCCCAACAAAGAGCACTTATCTCTTTGTCTCCCAATTGATGTTCCAATGTATCTTCTGGAGAATCAACATTGACTTCATTTGTAGATTTAACAACTCCATCCTTTAGCTGGAGATCCTTACCACCTCCAATAAAAACTATTTTAGCTTCAGATACATCCCAAAGAATAACCAACCCATTTTGATATGCAATCAATACTCTGCCAATAGAAAAACCTCATCATTCAGTGAAGTGAACATATAAACCATACGTTCCTAATCAATAATACTTAGTCTTGAATAAGACAATGTAACCTCAATAAAAAGTCACATGCTATCAGGAAATCATAAATAGAACAAACTGAATTGAAATTGGATTCGTTAACGGGATAGCAATGAACTTTATTTAGAGACTCAAGAATGGCAGGGAGCTAAAGTGATATACCCCTCATATATAGTGCCATCAGTCCAAGTTCCTAACTGTAACTGTCTCATCTAATCTTCCACCATGTCCATGTTTTTTGACATCCTTCATGACTATAGGACAAGTTAGATTTGTGTTCTCCTTATGGTAAAAATATAGCATTCTAGTCTTTATTGGTATGAGTAGTTGTGGGTATGAAATAACTTTATTACTTCATTGTTAAGCCACTCTAAGAGAAAAAGAAACGAAAGAATATCAAAACAAAAGTAACCAAGGTTTAGCCATGACTAAGCACGACTACTTAATAACTTTTAACTGATATACTACCTTAATTTAACAAGAAATACCTGCAAAGTTATAAACACACGAAGGAGACAAGAAAACAATTATAAATTAGGCCCATTCTTGTTCCACACTAAAAGCAGATATGGAAAGTGAGAAACTTCAAGTTTATAACTCGCCTATTTCCAGATGAACAGAGTTGGGGAAGAATTCCAACTATAGGTTG encodes:
- the LOC103427620 gene encoding uncharacterized protein isoform X2, with the translated sequence MLAKRLLQKSINDSQHNLPHGGLTAEDLDLRVAVHYGIPSTASILAFDPIQRLLAIGTLDGRIKVIGDDGIEGLFISPKQLPYKYIEFLQNQGYLVSILNDNDIQVWNLESRSLVYCLEWETNITAFSVIHGSNLMYVGDEYALVAVVKYDAEEGKLLRLPYHISANSLYEAAAFPFPIDQPIVGILPQLCSSGNRVLIAYQNGLVILWDVSEAKIVFIGGGKDLQLKDGVVKSTNEVNVDSPEDTLEHQLGDKEISALCWASSNGSILAVGYIDGDILFWNMSSPASVKGQKSLSPSNNVVKLQLSSAERRLPVIVLQWSTDYKSHNGCDGQLFIYGGDEIGSEEVLTVLTLEWSPGMGNLRCVGRTDLTLTGSFADMILLPSSGTTGDNHKADVFVLTNPGQLHLYDDACLSALMSQKERSPSVSALEFPVVIPTTDPTMTVAKLNRVPTGENLLKALSEISSVVNLGSAQTPSAGTKWPLTGGVPSQLSISENNGIERLYLTGYSDGSVRIWNATYPLFSFICLVESEVQGIKVAGSSAPVSQMDFCAFTLNLAVGSECGLVRIYNLKGCSDGVKFIYVTETKCEVHDSPQAKGLQCRAVFSLTNSPVQALQFVKHGAKLAVGFKCGHVAVLDTSSFSVLFFIKDASFSSSPVISMTWKELTNSQWLLKSPKVSETKSTANLAEEVMFVLTKDANIHVIDGNAGNLIIPQPWHLKKESIALSMYVIDGRVSMSENVSDDNPPQEASKDSSTKNEPMPGDTPIVTNSHETEHDFSSESTYSEERLLNSFILLCCVDSLRLYSTKSVIQGNNKPIRKVKHARPCIWTATFKRVEKVSGLVLLFQTGEIEIRSIPDLELVKESSLMSILRWNCKANMDKTMSADDAHITLVNGYESAFISILAVENDFRIPESLPCLHDKVVAAAADAALSVSLNQKKKQGTAPGILGGIVKGFKGGKMVQSGDHTATPKSTFDHLEGVFWKSQLSEPSPPVDHQEVLELNIDDIEIDEPLSVASTLSPHDVKDEKRGQSEREKLFQGGTGDTKPRVRTAEEIRAKYRKTEGASSAASEARNKLMERQEKLEKISRRTEDLQNGAEDFSSMANELVKRLEGRKWWHI
- the LOC103427620 gene encoding uncharacterized protein isoform X1, with amino-acid sequence MLAKRLLQKSINDSQHNLPHGGLTAEDLDLRVAVHYGIPSTASILAFDPIQRLLAIGTLDGRIKVIGDDGIEGLFISPKQLPYKYIEFLQNQGYLVSILNDNDIQVWNLESRSLVYCLEWETNITAFSVIHGSNLMYVGDEYALVAVVKYDAEEGKLLRLPYHISANSLYEAAAFPFPIDQPIVGILPQLCSSGNRVLIAYQNGLVILWDVSEAKIVFIGGGKDLQLKDGVVKSTNEVNVDSPEDTLEHQLGDKEISALCWASSNGSILAVGYIDGDILFWNMSSPASVKGQKSLSPSNNVVKLQLSSAERRLPVIVLQWSTDYKSHNGCDGQLFIYGGDEIGSEEVLTVLTLEWSPGMGNLRCVGRTDLTLTGSFADMILLPSSGTTGDNHKADVFVLTNPGQLHLYDDACLSALMSQKERSPSVSALEFPVVIPTTDPTMTVAKLNRVPTGENLLKALSEISSVVNLGSAQTPSAGTKWPLTGGVPSQLSISENNGIERLYLTGYSDGSVRIWNATYPLFSFICLVESEVQGIKVAGSSAPVSQMDFCAFTLNLAVGSECGLVRIYNLKGCSDGVKFIYVTETKCEVHDSPQAKGLQCRAVFSLTNSPVQALQFVKHGAKLAVGFKCGHVAVLDTSSFSVLFFIKDASFSSSPVISMTWKELTNSQWLLKSPKVSETKSTANLAEEVMFVLTKDANIHVIDGNAGNLIIPQPWHLKKESIALSMYVIDGRVSMSENVSDDNPPQEASKDSSTKNEPMPGDTPIVTNSHETEHDFSSESTYSEERLLNSFILLCCVDSLRLYSTKSVIQGNNKPIRKVKHARPCIWTATFKRVEKVSGLVLLFQTGEIEIRSIPDLELVKESSLMSILRWNCKANMDKTMSADDAHITLVNGYESAFISILAVENDFRIPESLPCLHDKVVAAAADAALSVSLNQKKKQGTAPGILGGIVKGFKGGKMVQSGDHTATPKSTFDHLEGVFWKSQLSEPSPPVDHQEVLELNIDDIEIDEPLSVASTLSPHDVKDEKREGQSEREKLFQGGTGDTKPRVRTAEEIRAKYRKTEGASSAASEARNKLMERQEKLEKISRRTEDLQNGAEDFSSMANELVKRLEGRKWWHI
- the LOC103427620 gene encoding uncharacterized protein isoform X3, translating into MIMIFRYVGDEYALVAVVKYDAEEGKLLRLPYHISANSLYEAAAFPFPIDQPIVGILPQLCSSGNRVLIAYQNGLVILWDVSEAKIVFIGGGKDLQLKDGVVKSTNEVNVDSPEDTLEHQLGDKEISALCWASSNGSILAVGYIDGDILFWNMSSPASVKGQKSLSPSNNVVKLQLSSAERRLPVIVLQWSTDYKSHNGCDGQLFIYGGDEIGSEEVLTVLTLEWSPGMGNLRCVGRTDLTLTGSFADMILLPSSGTTGDNHKADVFVLTNPGQLHLYDDACLSALMSQKERSPSVSALEFPVVIPTTDPTMTVAKLNRVPTGENLLKALSEISSVVNLGSAQTPSAGTKWPLTGGVPSQLSISENNGIERLYLTGYSDGSVRIWNATYPLFSFICLVESEVQGIKVAGSSAPVSQMDFCAFTLNLAVGSECGLVRIYNLKGCSDGVKFIYVTETKCEVHDSPQAKGLQCRAVFSLTNSPVQALQFVKHGAKLAVGFKCGHVAVLDTSSFSVLFFIKDASFSSSPVISMTWKELTNSQWLLKSPKVSETKSTANLAEEVMFVLTKDANIHVIDGNAGNLIIPQPWHLKKESIALSMYVIDGRVSMSENVSDDNPPQEASKDSSTKNEPMPGDTPIVTNSHETEHDFSSESTYSEERLLNSFILLCCVDSLRLYSTKSVIQGNNKPIRKVKHARPCIWTATFKRVEKVSGLVLLFQTGEIEIRSIPDLELVKESSLMSILRWNCKANMDKTMSADDAHITLVNGYESAFISILAVENDFRIPESLPCLHDKVVAAAADAALSVSLNQKKKQGTAPGILGGIVKGFKGGKMVQSGDHTATPKSTFDHLEGVFWKSQLSEPSPPVDHQEVLELNIDDIEIDEPLSVASTLSPHDVKDEKREGQSEREKLFQGGTGDTKPRVRTAEEIRAKYRKTEGASSAASEARNKLMERQEKLEKISRRTEDLQNGAEDFSSMANELVKRLEGRKWWHI